A section of the Gloeobacter violaceus PCC 7421 genome encodes:
- the petD gene encoding cytochrome b6-f complex subunit IV: protein MPLKRPELDDPEIRELLEQGMGHNTYGEPFWPNDILIFGVVILGTIFGVIALAVLDPAKMGEPADPFNTPLHILPEWYFYPVFQILRVVPNKLLGVVLMAAIPIGLALVPFIENVNKFQNPFRRPLATAVFLIGTVVTMYLGIGAMIPDIPKSLTLGLF, encoded by the coding sequence ATGCCGCTAAAGCGCCCCGAACTGGACGATCCGGAAATCCGTGAGCTTCTTGAGCAAGGCATGGGCCACAACACTTACGGTGAGCCCTTCTGGCCCAACGACATTCTGATTTTCGGCGTCGTTATCCTGGGAACCATCTTCGGCGTCATCGCCCTGGCCGTGCTCGACCCGGCCAAGATGGGCGAACCCGCCGACCCGTTCAACACGCCCCTGCACATCCTGCCGGAGTGGTACTTCTACCCGGTCTTCCAAATTTTGCGCGTCGTGCCCAACAAGTTGCTGGGCGTCGTGCTGATGGCGGCGATTCCGATCGGTCTGGCACTGGTGCCGTTCATCGAGAACGTCAACAAGTTCCAGAACCCTTTCCGTCGCCCGCTTGCCACCGCCGTCTTCTTGATCGGCACTGTGGTCACCATGTACCTGGGCATCGGTGCAATGATTCCCGACATTCCCAAGTCCCTGACCCTGGGCCTGTTCTAG
- the petB gene encoding cytochrome b6, with amino-acid sequence MSKVYDWFQERLEVQALADDITSKYVPPHVNIFYCLGGVTLICFLVQFATGFAMTYYYKPTVAEAFSSVNYIMDEVSFGWLIRSIHRWSASMMVLAMILHTFRVYLTGGFKRPRELTWVTGVLLACLTVSFGVTGYSLPWDQVGYWAVKIVTQVPSAIPVVGDLIVEFLRGGAGVGQETLTRFYSAHTFVLPWLTVVFMLMHFLMIRKQGISGPL; translated from the coding sequence ATGAGCAAGGTTTACGACTGGTTCCAGGAGCGCCTGGAGGTCCAGGCGCTCGCGGACGACATCACCAGCAAGTACGTTCCTCCCCACGTGAACATTTTCTATTGTCTGGGCGGGGTGACGCTGATTTGCTTTTTGGTCCAATTTGCCACCGGCTTTGCGATGACCTACTACTACAAGCCGACGGTCGCCGAAGCCTTCAGTTCGGTCAACTACATCATGGACGAGGTGAGCTTCGGCTGGCTTATCCGCTCGATCCACCGCTGGTCGGCCTCGATGATGGTGCTGGCGATGATCCTGCACACCTTTCGGGTCTATCTGACCGGCGGCTTCAAGCGTCCGCGCGAGTTGACCTGGGTCACCGGCGTGCTTTTGGCGTGCCTGACGGTCAGCTTCGGGGTGACCGGCTACTCGCTCCCCTGGGACCAAGTCGGCTACTGGGCGGTCAAGATCGTCACCCAGGTGCCCTCGGCCATCCCGGTGGTGGGCGACTTGATTGTCGAATTTCTGCGCGGCGGCGCCGGGGTTGGCCAGGAGACACTCACCCGTTTCTACAGCGCCCACACCTTTGTGCTACCCTGGCTGACAGTCGTTTTCATGCTGATGCACTTCTTGATGATCCGCAAGCAGGGCATCTCCGGTCCCCTGTAA
- a CDS encoding Rrf2 family transcriptional regulator: MKLSTRGHYSVKAMLDLTIHRHDPPQPIRQIARRQNISKHFLEQLLILLRQSGFVRSVRGVQGGYVLARLPAQITLGEILRAVGDGMAPLGRIERDGTQAEDWVTMALWSRVHRSVEAALDRITLEDLYHDARSRQAALSEEGEFVI; this comes from the coding sequence CTGAAACTATCGACCCGTGGGCATTACAGCGTCAAAGCCATGCTGGATCTGACCATTCACCGCCACGATCCCCCCCAGCCGATCCGCCAAATTGCCCGTCGGCAGAACATTTCTAAACATTTTCTGGAGCAACTTCTCATCCTTCTGAGACAAAGCGGCTTCGTGCGCTCGGTGCGGGGGGTGCAGGGAGGATACGTCCTGGCGCGGCTCCCGGCGCAGATTACGCTTGGGGAGATTTTGCGGGCGGTGGGCGACGGGATGGCACCGCTCGGCAGGATCGAGCGCGACGGCACCCAGGCGGAAGATTGGGTGACGATGGCGCTGTGGAGCCGGGTGCACCGCTCGGTGGAAGCGGCCCTCGACCGGATCACCCTCGAAGATCTTTACCACGACGCCAGAAGCCGCCAGGCTGCCCTCAGCGAAGAGGGCGAATTTGTGATCTAG
- a CDS encoding SAM hydrolase/SAM-dependent halogenase family protein, with product MPVITLLSDYGLENSAVGTIKGMLLKLCPPVTLIDLTHQIRPQDLLSGRFELMTAYRSFPENTVHLAIVDPGAAMGQRAVAFRTAAYSFVGPDNGLFDGVLDIEPALEAVELSLPTSSSGRLFRGRDVFAPAAAALALDKTLSHLGRAIDPQSLARFEVDLANRRADSIHGQIQKVDHFGNLITNIPGEWVVEQPWEIRIGGHRFNFSIDSCEIAAGKLQAQIASHGFVQLMFEGGDCARRLGVGVGQLVVMQPQVRAPR from the coding sequence ATGCCAGTGATTACCCTCCTGAGCGACTACGGTTTGGAAAACAGCGCCGTGGGCACGATCAAGGGGATGCTTCTCAAGCTGTGCCCACCGGTCACGCTCATCGACCTCACCCATCAGATCCGGCCGCAGGATCTACTGTCTGGGCGTTTTGAGCTGATGACCGCCTATCGAAGCTTCCCCGAAAACACTGTACATTTGGCCATTGTCGATCCGGGTGCGGCGATGGGCCAGCGCGCCGTCGCCTTTCGCACCGCCGCGTACAGCTTCGTCGGTCCCGACAACGGCTTGTTTGACGGCGTGCTCGATATCGAACCGGCCCTTGAGGCGGTAGAACTGAGCCTGCCGACTTCCAGCAGCGGGCGACTCTTTCGCGGGCGCGATGTGTTCGCCCCGGCGGCGGCGGCCCTTGCCCTGGATAAAACTCTCTCGCACCTGGGCCGGGCGATCGATCCACAGTCCCTTGCGCGCTTCGAGGTCGACCTCGCCAACCGCCGCGCCGACAGCATCCACGGCCAGATCCAAAAAGTCGATCACTTCGGCAACTTGATCACCAACATCCCAGGCGAGTGGGTGGTGGAGCAGCCCTGGGAGATTCGCATCGGCGGCCACCGCTTCAATTTCTCAATCGACAGCTGCGAAATCGCCGCCGGCAAGCTCCAGGCGCAAATCGCGAGCCACGGCTTCGTGCAGCTGATGTTCGAAGGGGGCGATTGCGCCCGCCGTCTGGGGGTAGGGGTGGGCCAACTGGTGGTCATGCAGCCGCAGGTGCGTGCCCCCCGCTAG
- a CDS encoding aromatic ring-hydroxylating oxygenase subunit alpha, giving the protein MVRTLIDIRSLTIDPNCWYAVAQSAELKTEPRSITLWGEAIALFRGADGVAHAVEDRCPHRQVKLSHGRVVEGSLECAYHGWRFDGDGRCTHVPYREGSLPGCRLRTYPVREHDGFVWLFAGDPGRAHAVEPLRLPEWDHLNYIASVAPIACAAHYSYLIENLMDMHHGHLHERFQAWGAAHLEKLEEHPGRIDALYEAQSYYRIDRIWSVAQLFVPALRRAHPEALAVSYVYPHWRARLGEDFRLYCLLCPEGERSTRAYLVHFTSLEAFPDLHKLPVPFRRFVKDRCFGSAQGMLAGLIRQDVQMIEEEQRAYDRDPQRRNWEVNRSIAAVQRLWRQQKKADVS; this is encoded by the coding sequence ATGGTTAGAACCTTGATCGACATTCGTTCGCTCACCATCGACCCCAATTGCTGGTACGCCGTGGCCCAAAGCGCCGAACTGAAGACGGAGCCACGGTCTATCACCCTCTGGGGCGAAGCAATTGCCCTCTTTCGCGGCGCGGACGGGGTGGCCCACGCCGTGGAGGATCGCTGCCCCCATCGCCAGGTCAAGCTCAGCCACGGCCGCGTGGTGGAGGGGAGTCTGGAGTGCGCCTACCACGGCTGGCGCTTCGACGGCGACGGCCGCTGTACCCATGTGCCCTACCGCGAAGGATCCTTACCGGGTTGCCGGTTGCGCACCTACCCCGTGCGCGAGCACGACGGCTTTGTGTGGCTGTTCGCAGGCGACCCTGGGCGCGCCCACGCCGTGGAGCCCCTGCGCCTGCCGGAGTGGGACCACCTCAACTACATCGCTTCGGTCGCCCCCATAGCCTGTGCGGCCCACTACTCGTACCTCATCGAAAACTTGATGGACATGCACCATGGCCACCTGCACGAACGCTTCCAGGCCTGGGGGGCCGCCCACCTCGAGAAACTCGAAGAGCACCCAGGGCGCATCGATGCGCTCTACGAGGCCCAGAGCTATTACCGCATCGACCGGATCTGGTCGGTGGCGCAACTGTTCGTGCCCGCCCTGCGCCGGGCGCACCCCGAAGCGCTGGCGGTGAGCTATGTCTATCCCCACTGGCGCGCCCGGCTCGGGGAAGACTTTCGCCTTTACTGCCTGCTGTGCCCCGAAGGGGAGCGCTCCACCCGCGCCTATCTGGTGCACTTCACCTCACTCGAAGCGTTTCCGGATCTGCACAAACTGCCGGTGCCGTTTCGTCGCTTTGTCAAAGACCGCTGCTTCGGCTCGGCGCAGGGGATGCTCGCGGGCCTGATCCGCCAGGATGTCCAGATGATCGAAGAAGAGCAGCGCGCCTATGACCGCGACCCTCAAAGGCGCAACTGGGAAGTCAACCGGTCCATCGCGGCGGTGCAGCGGCTGTGGCGGCAACAGAAAAAAGCGGACGTTTCGTAA
- a CDS encoding FAD-dependent oxidoreductase has protein sequence MSEQGTYPASRRFVRTLSRRRVLGLLALAGAGSGLWHWRHAKTQPTIFEQDTLQLPRRTERPRRVVVVGAGLAGLACAYELSARGFAVTLIERAEQLGGKLVSWPIEVLGEKFTMEHGFHGFFPQYYNLNGLVAELQLAQNFVDLKTYAVLYRHKYAPEIFRPSSAAFPWNIVDLAVSSANRGAWGLNLASFDHWRVFQAITSFHTQVTRRPLEELSVSEWVAKNFPQGLYDLYFLPFAKSTLNAPDLLSVGEMLQFFHFYFFGNPEGLAFRGTRQDMGTSLIDPIAAAFVHNGGTLITGAQVERVRWQSGRVVSMTYRQGQDSLDAPLWVDRDRSLAGPDRYYRQGERVFAVRGAAREAVALNCTHQGCTVDRLADGGFQCPCHGATFDSEGRVVQGPARADLPRARIVEQEGERLRLAGKDTPTQTGELEADYFVLAADVPGMRQLFERSEGEVHEGVRRQIADLAIADPFAVARFWFDRDFEWNYSDFASLSGYRLTDSITLYHHIQEQYIDWAKRTGGSVVELHAYCYKEKEFPTREALLATFESELFEIVPALREAQVLHRELLNQKNFSGYPPGSYAGRPETTTAVPNLIFAGDWVKMPFPCGLMERAVSSGFLAANAVLQREGLQRRVLLTVSPEGALRPFTQWLEP, from the coding sequence GTGAGTGAGCAGGGTACTTATCCAGCTTCCCGTCGGTTCGTGCGCACCCTTTCACGGCGGCGGGTGCTGGGTCTATTAGCGCTGGCGGGGGCCGGGAGCGGTTTGTGGCACTGGCGCCACGCGAAAACCCAACCAACGATCTTTGAACAGGACACGCTGCAACTGCCCCGCCGCACAGAGCGCCCGCGCCGGGTGGTGGTCGTAGGGGCCGGGCTCGCGGGGCTCGCTTGCGCCTATGAGCTTTCGGCGCGGGGGTTCGCCGTCACCCTCATCGAGCGCGCCGAGCAGTTGGGGGGCAAGCTGGTGAGCTGGCCCATCGAGGTCCTGGGCGAGAAGTTCACCATGGAACACGGCTTCCACGGCTTCTTCCCGCAGTACTACAATCTCAACGGCCTGGTGGCGGAGTTGCAGCTGGCCCAGAATTTCGTGGATCTCAAGACCTACGCGGTGCTGTACCGCCACAAGTACGCCCCCGAGATCTTCAGGCCCAGCAGTGCGGCGTTTCCGTGGAATATCGTCGATCTGGCCGTCAGTTCCGCCAACCGGGGCGCCTGGGGTCTCAACCTGGCCAGTTTCGACCACTGGCGGGTCTTTCAGGCGATTACCAGCTTTCATACCCAGGTCACCCGCCGGCCGCTCGAGGAGCTTTCGGTGAGCGAGTGGGTAGCCAAGAACTTTCCGCAGGGTCTCTACGACCTGTACTTTCTGCCCTTTGCCAAATCCACCCTCAACGCTCCCGATCTGCTCAGCGTCGGGGAGATGCTCCAGTTTTTTCACTTTTATTTTTTCGGCAATCCTGAAGGTCTGGCCTTTCGGGGTACGCGCCAGGACATGGGCACCAGTCTTATCGACCCGATTGCCGCCGCCTTCGTGCACAACGGCGGCACCCTGATTACCGGCGCCCAGGTCGAGCGGGTGCGCTGGCAGAGCGGTCGGGTGGTTTCGATGACTTACCGGCAGGGTCAGGACAGCCTCGATGCTCCCCTCTGGGTCGATCGCGACCGCTCGCTCGCCGGTCCCGATCGCTATTACCGCCAGGGCGAACGGGTATTCGCCGTGCGCGGAGCCGCCCGGGAGGCCGTCGCGCTCAACTGCACCCACCAGGGCTGCACGGTGGACAGGCTCGCAGACGGCGGATTCCAGTGTCCCTGTCACGGGGCGACTTTCGACAGTGAAGGGCGGGTAGTGCAGGGTCCGGCCCGCGCCGATCTGCCCCGGGCGCGCATTGTCGAGCAGGAGGGCGAACGGTTGCGACTTGCAGGTAAAGATACCCCAACCCAAACAGGCGAACTGGAGGCCGACTACTTCGTGCTCGCCGCCGACGTGCCCGGCATGCGCCAACTGTTCGAGCGCTCCGAGGGCGAAGTGCACGAAGGCGTGCGCCGGCAAATCGCGGACCTGGCGATTGCCGATCCGTTCGCCGTGGCCCGCTTCTGGTTCGACCGCGATTTCGAGTGGAATTACAGCGACTTTGCTTCGCTGTCGGGTTACAGGCTCACCGACAGCATCACCCTCTACCACCACATTCAGGAGCAATATATCGATTGGGCGAAGCGCACCGGCGGCAGCGTCGTCGAACTGCACGCCTACTGCTACAAAGAAAAGGAATTTCCGACCCGCGAGGCGCTGCTGGCCACCTTCGAATCGGAGCTGTTCGAGATCGTGCCTGCGCTGCGCGAAGCCCAAGTGCTCCACCGCGAACTGCTCAATCAAAAAAACTTCTCCGGCTACCCGCCGGGCAGCTACGCCGGGCGGCCCGAGACGACGACGGCGGTGCCGAACCTGATATTCGCAGGCGACTGGGTGAAGATGCCCTTTCCCTGCGGCCTGATGGAACGGGCCGTCAGTTCCGGCTTTCTGGCCGCCAACGCCGTCTTGCAGCGCGAAGGACTCCAGCGCCGGGTTCTGCTTACCGTCAGCCCGGAGGGCGCCCTGCGGCCTTTCACCCAATGGTTAGAACCTTGA